One genomic region from Candidatus Defluviilinea gracilis encodes:
- a CDS encoding N-acetyl-gamma-glutamyl-phosphate reductase — MVTVSILGGSGYGGGELLRLLLGHPNVEIKQVTSRSRVGEYVYQTHPNLRKRTQLKFSDPAQLESVDVLFLAQPHGQAQKNIEAYAKLGTKIIDLSADFRLRDEKFYEQWYGEKHAAPEWLGKFVYGLPELHRAKMANANYISGVGCNATASNLALLPLIKADLLDLSSPIFIEIKVGSSEGGAEGNSGSLHAERANVIRTFSAFGHRHTAEVIQEMGVKNISLTMTAVDLVRGVLATAHATVKAGTATKDLWKAYRAVANENPFIRVVKEQRGIYRVPEPKILAGSNYADLGFELDESNGHIVAMSAIDNLMKGASGSAVQCLNLMMGWDETLGLEFMGLHPI; from the coding sequence ATGGTTACAGTTTCGATACTTGGCGGTTCGGGGTATGGCGGCGGCGAGTTATTAAGATTGCTGCTGGGTCATCCGAACGTTGAAATTAAACAAGTCACATCGCGTTCGCGGGTGGGCGAGTATGTGTATCAGACGCATCCCAATTTGAGGAAGCGGACGCAATTGAAATTCAGCGATCCAGCGCAGTTGGAATCTGTTGACGTTTTGTTTTTGGCGCAACCGCATGGTCAGGCGCAGAAAAATATCGAAGCGTATGCAAAACTTGGGACGAAGATCATTGATCTCTCGGCAGATTTCCGTTTGCGCGATGAAAAATTTTACGAGCAATGGTACGGCGAAAAACATGCCGCGCCCGAATGGTTGGGCAAGTTTGTGTACGGCTTGCCCGAACTGCATCGCGCGAAGATGGCGAACGCAAATTACATCAGCGGCGTGGGCTGTAACGCCACCGCGAGCAATCTCGCATTGCTTCCTTTAATCAAAGCGGATTTGCTGGATTTGTCCTCTCCAATTTTTATTGAAATCAAAGTCGGTTCATCCGAAGGCGGCGCGGAGGGCAATTCTGGTTCGCTTCACGCGGAACGCGCCAATGTGATTCGCACGTTCTCGGCGTTCGGGCATCGTCACACGGCGGAAGTGATTCAGGAAATGGGAGTGAAAAATATCTCATTGACGATGACTGCTGTGGACTTGGTGCGCGGCGTGTTGGCGACGGCTCACGCCACGGTGAAGGCTGGTACGGCGACAAAGGATTTGTGGAAAGCCTACAGAGCGGTGGCGAACGAAAATCCGTTTATTCGCGTGGTTAAGGAACAGCGCGGTATTTATCGCGTGCCTGAGCCGAAGATTTTGGCTGGCTCAAATTACGCCGATCTGGGTTTTGAATTAGATGAGAGCAACGGTCATATTGTGGCGATGTCCGCGATTGATAATTTGATGAAGGGCGCGTCTGGTTCGGCGGTGCAGTGTCTGAACTTGATGATGGGTTGGGATGAGACTCTGGGGTTGGAGTTTATGGGGTTGCATCCGATTTAA
- the argH gene encoding argininosuccinate lyase — protein sequence MTLWGGRFSTKLNQQAWDLNSSLAVDQRLALHDIDGSLAWAQAIHQAGILADKEHASIALGLDTVRKEFSQGQFTFAASDEDIHTAVERRLTELIGDAAGKLHTGRSRNDQVATDFRLWMLSAIPELQAALKDLQTVLVENAEAALPHPQPFSQREKGVPSPTGEGKGEGEGAILMPGYTHLQRAQPILLAHWWLSHVHPLQRDMERLNDLTKRVSVLPLGSGALAGVPFEVDRSALAKTLGFAEVSQNSMDAVSDRDFAAEYLFCATMIGVHQSKLAEQIVLFTSAEFGFFELADAFSTGSSLMPQKKNPDVFELTRGKAGTLLGLLTGLLATLKGLPSTYDKDLQEDKAPVFQATDTLLVMLPVIAEALRTITVKPERMRDAIDSSMLATDLADYLVNKGVPFRKAHEAAGRVVRVAGEGNVRMEKMPLEAYQAIRPEFEADVYQAFDLLKSIEKRNAIGGTSLKSVKMQIAECKMQNAE from the coding sequence ATGACTCTCTGGGGCGGACGTTTTTCAACCAAATTAAATCAACAAGCCTGGGATTTGAATTCATCGCTTGCGGTGGATCAGCGTCTCGCGCTTCACGATATTGATGGGAGTCTGGCGTGGGCGCAGGCGATTCATCAAGCGGGCATTCTTGCGGATAAAGAGCACGCTTCCATCGCCCTTGGGCTGGATACCGTCCGAAAAGAATTTTCTCAGGGACAGTTTACCTTCGCCGCCTCCGACGAAGACATCCACACCGCCGTTGAGCGCAGGCTGACCGAGTTGATTGGCGATGCGGCGGGCAAACTGCACACAGGCAGAAGCCGCAACGATCAAGTGGCGACCGATTTCCGTTTGTGGATGTTGAGCGCCATCCCTGAATTGCAAGCCGCTTTGAAAGATTTGCAAACTGTTTTAGTGGAGAACGCCGAAGCGGCGCTCCCTCATCCCCAACCCTTCTCCCAAAGGGAGAAGGGAGTCCCCTCTCCAACGGGAGAGGGTAAGGGTGAGGGTGAGGGTGCAATTCTCATGCCTGGCTACACTCACTTGCAGAGAGCGCAACCGATTCTGTTGGCGCATTGGTGGCTGAGTCATGTTCATCCTTTGCAAAGAGATATGGAACGATTGAACGACTTGACGAAGCGAGTCTCCGTTCTGCCGTTGGGGAGCGGCGCGTTGGCGGGCGTGCCGTTTGAGGTTGATCGAAGCGCGTTGGCAAAAACGCTGGGCTTTGCGGAAGTTTCTCAAAATAGCATGGATGCCGTCTCTGACAGGGATTTCGCGGCGGAATATCTTTTCTGCGCGACGATGATTGGCGTTCACCAAAGCAAACTCGCGGAGCAAATTGTGTTATTCACCAGCGCGGAGTTTGGCTTCTTCGAGTTAGCCGATGCGTTTTCAACGGGATCGAGTTTGATGCCGCAGAAAAAGAATCCTGATGTGTTTGAGTTGACCAGAGGCAAAGCAGGCACGTTATTGGGTTTACTCACTGGCTTGCTCGCCACACTCAAAGGTTTGCCTTCGACTTACGATAAAGATTTGCAGGAAGATAAAGCGCCCGTCTTTCAGGCGACCGATACGTTGTTGGTGATGTTGCCTGTGATCGCCGAAGCCCTGCGAACGATCACAGTGAAACCTGAACGGATGCGAGACGCGATTGACTCATCCATGCTGGCGACGGATTTGGCGGATTATCTGGTGAACAAAGGCGTTCCGTTTCGCAAGGCGCATGAGGCGGCGGGGAGAGTCGTCCGCGTGGCGGGGGAGGGGAATGTGCGGATGGAGAAAATGCCGCTCGAAGCGTATCAGGCTATACGTCCAGAGTTTGAGGCGGATGTGTATCAAGCCTTTGACCTGCTGAAATCCATCGAAAAAAGAAATGCGATTGGCGGCACGAGTCTCAAGTCAGTCAAAATGCAGATTGCAGAATGCAAAATGCAAAATGCGGAATAG
- a CDS encoding aspartate aminotransferase family protein yields the protein MNSNEILEIENKYTSGTYAKQSLVIVRGQGASLFDADGKEYLDCSSGHGVANLGHAHPKVAEALYKQANTLITLFESFPNDQRAMVMQKLTSLVAGLERVFLCNSGTESVEAAFKFSRISTGRKNIVAAMRAFHGRTYGSLSATYNKKYREGFEPLVPGFSHVAYNNIEALDKAVNEETAAVILEVVQGEGGVYPANAEYVQAARRICDERGALLIVDEIQTGFGRTGKFFAIEHFGITPDLLCCAKSLAGGVPMGAVLIGKNVKNLTPGVHGSTFGGNPLSCAAANAALDVIKEEDLAGQAEAKGKYLMEKLKTIQSPNIREVRGLGLMVGIEMKQKVAPYIKALQEANIIALNAGMTVIRLLPPLVITYEQLDHLVDTLTEVLAMTMDDGQ from the coding sequence ATGAACAGTAACGAAATTCTTGAAATCGAAAATAAATATACATCGGGGACATACGCAAAGCAATCGTTAGTGATCGTGCGCGGACAAGGCGCTTCGTTGTTTGATGCGGATGGCAAAGAATATTTGGATTGCTCGTCGGGGCACGGCGTCGCCAATCTCGGCCATGCCCACCCGAAAGTTGCGGAGGCGCTCTACAAGCAGGCGAATACGCTGATCACTTTATTTGAGTCGTTCCCGAACGATCAACGCGCAATGGTGATGCAAAAATTGACTTCGTTGGTGGCGGGCTTGGAGCGAGTCTTTTTATGCAACTCTGGGACCGAATCGGTGGAAGCGGCGTTCAAGTTTTCGCGTATTTCCACTGGGCGAAAAAATATCGTGGCGGCGATGCGCGCCTTTCATGGAAGAACGTATGGTTCTTTATCCGCGACGTACAATAAAAAATATCGCGAAGGGTTTGAACCGCTTGTGCCTGGCTTTAGTCATGTGGCGTATAACAATATCGAAGCGTTGGATAAAGCGGTGAACGAAGAAACGGCGGCGGTGATTTTGGAAGTGGTGCAAGGCGAAGGCGGCGTGTATCCTGCCAATGCCGAATATGTGCAAGCCGCGCGAAGAATTTGCGATGAACGCGGCGCGTTGTTGATCGTGGATGAAATTCAAACGGGCTTTGGGCGCACGGGAAAATTTTTTGCGATTGAACATTTTGGAATCACACCAGACTTGTTATGTTGCGCCAAATCGTTGGCGGGCGGCGTGCCGATGGGCGCGGTGTTGATCGGGAAGAATGTGAAGAACTTAACGCCAGGCGTGCATGGCTCGACCTTTGGTGGCAATCCGCTTTCGTGCGCGGCGGCAAACGCGGCGTTGGATGTGATCAAGGAAGAAGATTTGGCGGGTCAGGCGGAGGCGAAGGGGAAATATCTGATGGAGAAGTTGAAGACGATTCAATCGCCGAACATCCGCGAAGTGCGCGGACTGGGTTTGATGGTGGGGATCGAGATGAAGCAGAAAGTCGCGCCGTATATCAAGGCTCTGCAAGAAGCGAACATCATCGCGTTGAATGCGGGTATGACGGTTATCCGTTTACTGCCGCCGCTGGTGATCACGTATGAGCAGTTGGATCATTTGGTGGATACGTTGACCGAGGTGCTGGCGATGACGATGGATGATGGACAATAG
- the lysW gene encoding lysine biosynthesis protein LysW produces the protein MSTIVCPECEAQVELAAGTEVGEILVCSDCGVDLEVTALEPAAVQLAPMEQEDWGE, from the coding sequence ATGTCTACAATTGTTTGCCCCGAATGTGAAGCCCAGGTGGAGTTAGCCGCTGGAACGGAAGTCGGCGAAATTTTGGTCTGTTCAGATTGCGGCGTGGATTTGGAAGTGACCGCGTTGGAGCCTGCGGCGGTGCAACTGGCGCCCATGGAACAGGAAGATTGGGGAGAATAA
- a CDS encoding [LysW]-lysine hydrolase, with translation MSNFDTLVGLVSQYSPSGSERRAVEWLVQRMKSLGYDDAFIDEAGNAVGVMGKGEKQVVLLGHIDTVPGEIKVDLIPPSSPTLLPQGEGSLYGRGSVDAKGPLACFVDAVANVGAQEGWQFVVIGAVEEERDSEGARFVVNQYKPDFAIIGEPNHWDRIALGYKGSAWANVVVKREQAHTASGEETAAEAAVDVWLKIKAYVQGFNEDKKRVFDQLLLTLRGVDSSQDGFEQKATLRVGVRLPVEVAPEDWYQKLEEIVEGVVVERTGFAIPAWGCEKNTPLVRSFLSGIRSQGGEPRFVYKTGTADLNIVAPVWKCPAVVYGPGDSSLDHTSNEHIELEEYARAVEVLTYTLRKLIH, from the coding sequence ATGAGTAACTTTGATACGTTAGTTGGTTTGGTTTCACAATACAGCCCTTCAGGGAGCGAGCGGCGGGCTGTGGAATGGCTGGTCCAGCGGATGAAGTCGCTGGGCTATGATGACGCTTTTATAGATGAAGCGGGCAATGCGGTTGGCGTGATGGGGAAAGGAGAAAAGCAAGTTGTTCTGCTTGGGCATATTGATACGGTGCCTGGGGAAATTAAAGTTGACCTCATTCCGCCCTCATCCCCAACCCTTCTCCCACAAGGAGAAGGGAGTCTGTACGGACGCGGCTCTGTGGACGCGAAAGGTCCGCTGGCGTGTTTTGTGGATGCAGTTGCAAATGTGGGAGCGCAAGAGGGCTGGCAATTTGTGGTGATTGGCGCGGTGGAAGAGGAAAGAGATTCGGAAGGGGCTCGTTTTGTCGTCAATCAATACAAGCCAGATTTTGCAATCATCGGCGAGCCGAACCATTGGGATCGAATCGCGTTGGGATATAAAGGGAGCGCGTGGGCGAATGTGGTCGTCAAACGCGAGCAGGCGCATACCGCCAGCGGCGAAGAGACTGCGGCAGAAGCGGCTGTGGACGTGTGGTTAAAAATCAAAGCGTATGTGCAGGGATTTAATGAAGATAAGAAAAGAGTCTTTGATCAGTTGTTATTAACTTTGCGCGGCGTGGATTCGAGTCAGGATGGCTTCGAGCAGAAAGCGACACTGAGAGTAGGTGTCCGCTTGCCTGTGGAAGTTGCGCCAGAGGATTGGTATCAGAAATTAGAAGAGATCGTCGAAGGCGTGGTTGTTGAAAGAACGGGTTTCGCCATCCCCGCGTGGGGATGTGAGAAAAACACTCCGCTGGTACGAAGCTTCTTAAGCGGAATCAGGTCGCAGGGCGGAGAGCCGCGCTTCGTTTACAAAACAGGGACTGCCGATTTGAACATCGTCGCGCCTGTGTGGAAATGTCCAGCGGTGGTGTATGGTCCAGGCGATTCGAGTTTGGATCACACGTCGAACGAGCATATCGAGTTGGAAGAGTATGCGCGGGCGGTAGAGGTACTTACATACACGTTGCGCAAGCTTATACATTGA
- a CDS encoding argininosuccinate synthase, with the protein MKSKSKPQVKKVVLAYSGGLDTSVIVPWLKENYGCEVVCFCADVGQGDEDMRGLEQKAINSGASQCIIHDMKEEFASEYLLPMLKMGAVYEHKYLLGTSVARPLIAKHLVDVAHQVGADAVAHGATGKGNDQVRFELTVMALDPRLKIIAPWREWDIRSREDALKYAAKHNVPVTATIKSIYSRDSNLWHLSHEGGLLEDPWNEPEEAMYQMSASPESAPDEAQYVEIEFESGNPIAVNGEKLSPAKIVEKLNAIGGAHGIGRVDLVENRLVGMKSHGVYETPGGTILLYAHRELESLVLDRETMHFKEMAAVKYTELTYNGLWFTPLREALDAFVNATQGPVTGIVKLKLYKGNIITAGKKSPFSLYREDFATFGQEDVYDQSHAEGFIRLYGLSLKVRGLNGLPVSGLDMPKPDYSKFKRD; encoded by the coding sequence ATGAAATCGAAATCAAAACCGCAAGTGAAGAAAGTCGTCCTCGCCTATTCTGGCGGGCTGGATACGTCTGTGATCGTGCCGTGGTTGAAAGAAAACTACGGGTGTGAAGTGGTCTGCTTTTGCGCGGATGTGGGGCAGGGCGACGAAGACATGCGCGGGCTGGAACAGAAAGCCATCAATAGCGGCGCGAGTCAGTGCATTATTCACGACATGAAGGAAGAGTTCGCTTCGGAATATCTTCTTCCCATGTTGAAGATGGGGGCGGTGTATGAACACAAGTATTTATTGGGCACGTCGGTTGCCCGTCCTTTAATTGCAAAACATTTAGTGGATGTCGCTCATCAAGTGGGCGCGGACGCGGTGGCGCACGGTGCGACAGGCAAGGGGAACGATCAGGTGCGTTTTGAATTGACCGTGATGGCGCTCGATCCGCGTTTGAAGATCATCGCTCCGTGGCGCGAATGGGATATCCGCTCGCGGGAAGATGCGTTGAAATACGCCGCGAAACATAACGTGCCAGTGACGGCGACGATCAAATCCATTTACTCGCGCGATTCAAACCTGTGGCATCTTTCGCACGAAGGCGGCTTGCTCGAAGACCCGTGGAACGAACCCGAAGAAGCCATGTATCAAATGTCCGCTTCGCCAGAGAGCGCGCCCGATGAAGCGCAATATGTGGAGATCGAATTTGAAAGCGGCAATCCAATTGCGGTAAATGGCGAAAAACTTTCGCCCGCAAAAATTGTGGAAAAGTTAAACGCCATCGGCGGCGCGCACGGCATCGGGCGCGTGGACTTGGTGGAGAATCGACTCGTCGGCATGAAATCGCACGGCGTGTATGAAACTCCAGGCGGCACGATTCTGTTGTATGCGCATCGCGAACTCGAATCGCTGGTGTTAGACCGCGAGACAATGCACTTCAAAGAAATGGCGGCGGTGAAATATACCGAACTCACTTACAACGGTTTATGGTTCACGCCGTTGCGCGAAGCGCTGGACGCGTTCGTCAATGCCACGCAAGGTCCCGTCACTGGCATAGTCAAACTTAAATTATATAAAGGCAACATCATCACGGCTGGCAAAAAATCTCCGTTCAGTTTGTATCGCGAAGATTTCGCAACCTTCGGTCAGGAAGACGTCTACGATCAAAGCCACGCCGAAGGATTCATTCGCTTGTACGGACTCAGCCTGAAAGTGCGCGGCTTGAACGGCTTGCCCGTTTCAGGTCTCGATATGCCCAAGCCTGATTATTCGAAGTTTAAAAGGGATTGA
- the lysX gene encoding lysine biosynthesis protein LysX gives MKVGVLYSRVRVEEKWIFGALEKRGIDYDRLDDRAIHFDLDDAKPWRQYDAVLERSISYNSGLYALRLLNAFGVPTVNTASVAEICGDKLMTSAALARDGVPQPHNATAFTTEAALEAIEAFGYPVVLKPVVGSWGRLLAKVNDRDAAEAVLEHKSTLGSVQHSVFYIQEYIAKPGRDIRAIVIGDKVLTAMYRKSEHWITNTARGGEGELCPITPEIEELCLRAAKSVGGGVLAVDLVEHPEKGLVVNEINHTMEFHTMQPVSGIDIAGEIVEYTVKVVTDCDKRTL, from the coding sequence TTGAAAGTTGGCGTTTTATATTCGCGGGTGCGCGTGGAAGAGAAGTGGATCTTCGGCGCATTGGAAAAACGCGGCATTGATTATGACCGCCTGGATGATCGCGCGATCCATTTCGATTTGGACGACGCGAAGCCGTGGCGGCAATATGACGCGGTACTGGAACGAAGCATCAGTTACAACAGCGGATTGTATGCCCTGCGTTTGTTGAACGCATTTGGCGTGCCGACGGTGAACACGGCTTCGGTGGCTGAAATTTGCGGCGACAAGTTGATGACGAGCGCGGCGCTGGCAAGAGACGGCGTTCCGCAACCGCATAACGCGACGGCGTTCACAACCGAAGCGGCGTTGGAAGCGATTGAAGCGTTTGGTTATCCTGTGGTGTTGAAACCTGTGGTCGGGTCGTGGGGGCGGTTGCTGGCGAAGGTCAATGACCGCGACGCGGCGGAGGCGGTGCTGGAACATAAATCCACGCTGGGGTCGGTGCAACATTCCGTTTTTTATATTCAGGAATATATCGCCAAGCCTGGGCGCGACATCCGCGCGATTGTGATCGGCGATAAAGTGTTGACGGCGATGTATCGCAAGTCGGAGCATTGGATCACGAACACGGCGCGTGGCGGCGAAGGCGAGTTGTGTCCCATCACGCCTGAGATCGAAGAGTTATGCTTGCGCGCGGCGAAATCTGTGGGCGGCGGCGTGCTAGCTGTGGATTTGGTCGAACACCCCGAAAAGGGACTCGTGGTGAATGAGATCAATCACACGATGGAGTTCCATACGATGCAACCCGTGAGCGGCATTGATATCGCGGGCGAGATTGTGGAGTACACGGTGAAGGTGGTAACGGATTGTGATAAACGGACTTTATAA
- a CDS encoding [LysW]-aminoadipate kinase: MTVVKLGGTEGVDFSAICADAKELLAQGQRLVFVHGGSAEANALGEGLGAPPKMITSPSGYTSRYTDRKTLEIFLMAVNGKVNSLLTEQLQMLGVNAFGLCGLDGKLMQATRKESVQSIENGKRKIIRDDYTGKIETINSELLLMLLNAGYLPVIAPVAVSEKGEALNVDADRAAAMVASALKAESLLLLTAVPGLMKNFPDESTLIRLLPQNQLAAASEAAQGRMKKKVLGAEEALKGGVSRVIIADGRIQNPISNALAGNGTVIQ; the protein is encoded by the coding sequence ATCACAGTTGTAAAACTTGGCGGCACGGAAGGCGTGGATTTTTCCGCGATCTGCGCCGATGCAAAGGAATTATTAGCGCAAGGTCAGCGACTCGTCTTTGTGCATGGCGGCTCTGCGGAAGCGAACGCGTTGGGCGAAGGGCTGGGCGCTCCGCCGAAGATGATTACTTCGCCTTCGGGTTACACCTCGCGGTACACCGATCGAAAAACGCTCGAAATATTTTTGATGGCGGTGAATGGTAAGGTCAATTCGTTGTTGACGGAGCAATTGCAGATGCTGGGAGTCAACGCTTTTGGGCTATGCGGACTCGACGGCAAGTTAATGCAGGCGACGCGCAAGGAATCCGTTCAAAGCATTGAAAACGGCAAAAGAAAGATTATCCGCGATGATTACACGGGAAAGATAGAAACGATTAACAGCGAATTATTGTTGATGTTATTGAACGCTGGCTATCTGCCAGTGATTGCGCCTGTGGCGGTCAGCGAAAAAGGTGAGGCGTTGAACGTGGATGCAGACCGCGCGGCGGCGATGGTCGCATCCGCGCTCAAAGCGGAGAGTCTGTTGTTGTTGACGGCAGTGCCTGGACTGATGAAAAATTTTCCAGATGAATCAACGCTCATTCGGCTCCTGCCGCAGAATCAACTTGCGGCGGCGAGTGAAGCGGCGCAGGGTCGCATGAAGAAAAAAGTGTTAGGCGCGGAAGAAGCGCTCAAAGGCGGCGTGAGTCGCGTCATCATCGCGGACGGTCGCATTCAAAATCCAATCTCAAATGCTTTGGCAGGAAATGGAACAGTGATTCAATGA
- the argF gene encoding ornithine carbamoyltransferase, producing MQMTVSPKLMMKKDFLHIADSSAEELQDLLDLAAALKKEYFNGGNAPLLKGKALAMVFQKPSLRTRVSFEMAMQHLGGHALYLSPAEIGLGQRESIADVARVLSGYVQGIMARVFSHEHLVELARWASVPVINGLSDYNHPCQALADALTIQEKFGKAKGLNVAYVGDGNNVAVSLMHVCAKLGWHFSIANPIGYEISMDAIDVAKQIAFESGADISFYNNPHEAVKDANVIYTDTWTSMGQEEETIQREKIFSSFQVNRQLVNEAKQDAIVMHCLPAHRNHELTDDVADGLQSVIFPQAHNRLHAQKAILARLFGVA from the coding sequence ATGCAGATGACGGTAAGCCCAAAGTTGATGATGAAGAAGGATTTTTTGCATATCGCCGATTCTTCTGCGGAGGAGTTGCAGGATTTATTAGACCTGGCAGCGGCTTTGAAGAAGGAATATTTCAACGGAGGCAATGCGCCTTTATTGAAAGGCAAAGCGTTGGCGATGGTGTTTCAAAAACCCAGTTTGCGGACGCGCGTTTCATTCGAGATGGCGATGCAACATTTGGGCGGTCACGCCCTGTATCTTTCGCCCGCGGAGATCGGACTCGGTCAGCGCGAATCAATTGCGGATGTGGCGCGGGTGTTATCGGGTTATGTGCAGGGCATCATGGCGCGAGTCTTTTCGCATGAGCATCTGGTCGAGTTGGCGCGTTGGGCGAGCGTTCCCGTCATCAACGGCTTGAGCGATTACAACCATCCATGCCAGGCGTTGGCGGATGCGTTGACCATTCAGGAAAAATTCGGTAAAGCCAAAGGCTTGAACGTCGCATATGTTGGCGATGGAAATAACGTCGCGGTTTCGTTGATGCACGTCTGCGCGAAACTTGGCTGGCATTTTTCAATTGCAAATCCGATTGGGTATGAAATTTCAATGGACGCAATTGACGTCGCCAAACAAATCGCGTTTGAGAGCGGCGCGGACATTTCGTTTTACAATAATCCGCATGAGGCTGTCAAAGATGCGAATGTGATTTATACTGACACATGGACGAGCATGGGTCAGGAAGAAGAAACCATTCAGCGCGAAAAAATCTTTTCGTCCTTTCAAGTCAATCGTCAGTTGGTGAATGAAGCGAAGCAAGACGCAATTGTCATGCACTGTTTGCCCGCGCATCGCAATCACGAATTGACCGATGATGTCGCGGACGGTTTGCAGTCCGTAATTTTTCCGCAGGCGCATAATCGCTTGCACGCGCAGAAAGCGATTCTGGCGCGGCTGTTTGGAGTGGCTTGA